One genomic window of Hippopotamus amphibius kiboko isolate mHipAmp2 chromosome 10, mHipAmp2.hap2, whole genome shotgun sequence includes the following:
- the CSNKA2IP gene encoding casein kinase II subunit alpha'-interacting protein, which produces MVPLAYYDQHFMPLECSYQLATTSSLTHQYADEKLNQPNNQSVVRVQSHSNNLAVPLLNSYQKVQRCSILPSAKSQDTISRNFYNRVLKSPLSHSKHQATPSLHLYWKTPLWPNKRVPSSPLSHPKPQMTSSLDLTKISSPEPNQTAWSSQLSFPNPQNTSSLNLCWTSPSLKSNRRVSSSSLHPLKPQETTSPDYLWTSSSLEPNQRAFSSALPQSKLQKASSLDSLWTPLLEHNQRCLSSLSLNSTPQINDLLQTSPSLVPSQMTLSSSLPDSRPQTTPVLSSNYSVLRFLLSNSKSRKSPLPHSVHQSKSLPLFQPKLLDHDLRTLSSPVCHSKFQNTTSLSDRHKATDLSSPHPKPNVSGQSLLSSKHCIRNIAALTLGSRLQSKSSFSLSEKTEPKKEIPWTLDYTHPCIVKGGTVPDDVVNKIVNSLSKTRIQRDLCRQILFRRMRGRPNPHPGPRLSSSYVVCLACASCIKSQCNHLTGRKDPRAATLFVIPTPETTPEGEIEMKLIFILSLPETSFSFPVKENQPNEVPEENLEETEKISQFFPTSELDITQGANVKKTWLTVASENQVLSQQPQAIDWLLYVKKSSNPQLQSVLPSSSSSTSSSSSSSSSSSSSTIPTLPPPPPPKETTMSTLSDCGFTKVLSYHRLPPGVSWLEFICSKNHQPLPGKPHQSQSPSPKTRPMRSSTTVKRRKGPKILFKIFQTKVQNERNLD; this is translated from the coding sequence ATGGTGCCACTAGCATATTATGATCAACACTTTATGCCATTAGAATGCTCTTACCAACTGGCCACAACCAGCTCATTAACACATCAATACGCAGATGAAAAACTAAACCAACCCAATAACCAATCTGTGGTCAGAGTACAATCCCATAGTAATAACCTTGCAGTGCCTCTACTAAACTCCTACCAGAAGGTACAGAGATGCTCAATATTGCCCTCTGCAAAGTCTCAGGACACAATTTCACGGAACTTCTACAACAGGGTTCTGAAATCACCGCTATCTCACTCCAAACATCAGGCCACGCCTTCACTACACCTGTACTGGAAAACTCCCTTGTGGCCTAATAAAAGAGTCCCGAGCTCGCCTTTGTCCCACCCCAAACCTCAGATGACATCTTCACTTGACCTCACCAAGATATCATCACCAGAACCCAATCAAACAGCCTGGAGCTCACAATTATCCTTCCCCAATCCTCAGAATACATCTTCCCTAAACCTTTGCTGGACATCACCTTCACTTAAGTCTAATCGAAGAGTGTCAAGTTCATCATTACATCCCCTCAAACCTCAAGAAACTACTTCCCCAGACTACCTGTGGACATCATCATCTTTGGAACCTAATCAAAGAGCCTTTAGCTCAGCATTACCCCAGTCCAAGCTTCAGAAAGCCTCTTCATTGGACAGCCTTTGGACACCTTTGTTAGAGCACAATCAAAGATGTTTGAGCTCACTGTCACTCAACTCTACACCTCAAATAAATGACTTGCTTCAGACATCACCTTCTTTGGTGCCCAGTCAAATGACCCTGAGTTCATCATTACCTGACTCCAGACCTCAGACAACACCTGTATTGAGTTCTAATTACAGTGTTCTGAGATTTCTATTGTCCAACTCAAAATCAAGGAAATCACCTTTACCACATTCTGTCCACCAGTCAAAGAGTTTGCCATTGTTCCAGCCCAAACTACTTGATCATGACCTCAGGACCCTGAGCTCACCAGTGTGTCACTCCAAATTTCAGAACACCACTTCACTAAGTGACAGACACAAAGCCACAGATCTTTCCTCACCCCATCCCAAACCAAATGTCTCAGGTCAATCATTATTAAGCTCCAAACACTGCATCAGGAACATAGCTGCTTTAACACTGGGCTCCAGACTCCAGAGTAAAAGCAGTTTTAGTCTTTCTGAAAAGACAGaaccaaagaaagaaattccATGGACTTTAGATTATACTCATCCCTGCATTGTTAAAGGTGGAACTGTCCCTGATGATGTTGTAAATAAAATTGTCAATTCTCTTTCCAAGACCAGAATCCAGAGGGATCTCTGTAGGCAGATTCTCTTTCGAAGGATGAGGGGAAGGCCAAATCCTCATCCTGGTCCCCGCCTTTCATCAAGTTACGTGGTTTGTTTAGCTTGTGCTTCCTGCATAAAATCTCAGTGCAACCATCTTACAGGAAGGAAAGACCCTCGTGCTGCAACACTATTTGTCATCCCAACACCTGAGACCACTCCTGAGGGAGAAATAGAGATGAAACTAATTTTTATCCTTTCCCTACCAGAGACTTCTTTTTCATTCCCTGTGAAAGAAAATCAGCCTAATGAAGTCCCTGAAGAAAATCTTGAAGAAACGGAGAAAATATCACAATTTTTCCCTACATCTGAACTTGATATCACCCAGGGGGCTAATGTGAAGAAAACATGGCTTACAGTAGCCTCTGAAAACCAAGTTTTAAGCCAACAGCCCCAGGCTATAGACTGGCTGCTCTATGTTAAGAAAAGTAGTAATCCTCAGTTGCAGTCCGtactcccctcctcttcctcctccacatcTTCTTCCTCGTcatcctcctcttcatcttcctcttccaccaTACCCACTttaccccctcctcctcctccaaaagAGACTACCATGTCTACTCTCTCAGACTGTGGATTCACTAAGGTACTTAGTTACCACCGGTTGCCCCCAGGGGTCTCCTGGCTTGAGTTCATATGTAGTAAAAATCACCAGCCACTTCCTGGAAAACCACATCAAAGTCAATCACCATCTCCCAAAACAAGGCCTATGAGAAGTAGCACCAcagtgaaaaggagaaaggggCCAAAGATACTGTTCAAAATTTTCCAGACAAAGGTTCAAAATGAGAGAAATCTTgattaa